One Vigna unguiculata cultivar IT97K-499-35 chromosome 11, ASM411807v1, whole genome shotgun sequence DNA window includes the following coding sequences:
- the LOC114169400 gene encoding uncharacterized protein LOC114169400, which translates to MGGMIQGGLPIFDGSMFNDWKIKMNAIFIFQDVAKVVEHGVSPPGAKATDDDKKAYKIQHKLDGKARYLIDQCVSSPIFNRISMAGTTKEAWDILVATYGAGDKHKKVKLQALQRQFEFLIMEESDSVVGFLNKIQELVNDMRSCGDKVSEQHIVNQVLRSLPPRFDHLVITIEETKDLDALTFQELQHSLKAHELRMYEQRSYQEQVLHARTNGKQKKDSKKGSKTKKKGESDEQKNKDHKQNSGEDKEKKYDKKKVKYYNCLKFGHYARDSWDGDGAKNRPKKNVRVHLVEEENSDEEVVMLMAETDAKLDGENLWYLDSGCSTHMTGKKDWFVQIRDVSQEKIRFADNSSLTTKGTGRVVLRNSDGKDVIIENVLHVPGLKSNLLSLGQLMQRGFKMTLKDKSLRVFDQTQKLVILVGLSSNQTFQVKMNALKHQCFAAVSDKCE; encoded by the coding sequence ATGGGTGGGATGATACAAGGGGGTTTACCTATCTTTGATGGTAGCATGTTCAACGATTGGAAGATTAAGATGAATGCGATCTTCATCTTTCAAGATGTGGCTAAAGTTGTTGAGCATGGTGTTTCACCACCGGGTGCGAAGGCTACTGATGATGATAAGAAGGCTTACAAGATTCAACACAAGTTAGATGGAAAGGCAAGGTACTTGATCGATCAATGTGTTAGCTCACCGATCTTTAATAGGATTTCCATGGCGGGCACAACCAAAGAAGCGTGGGATATCTTGGTGGCTACGTATGGTGCGGGGGATAAACATAAGAAAGTGAAGCTGCAGGCTCTGCAAAGGCAATTTGAGTTCCTCATCATGGAAGAAAGTGACTCGGTGGTTGGGTTCCTCAACAAGATTCAAGAACTTGTTAACGACATGCGTTCTTGCGGTGACAAAGTGTCTGAACAGCATATCGTGAACCAGGTTTTGCGGTCACTTCCTCCAAGATTCGATCATCTTGTAATTACCATTGAAGAGACGAAAGATCTGGATGCACTAACCTTCCAAGAGCTGCAACATTCGCTCAAAGCCCACGAGTTGCGCATGTATGAGCAGAGATCCTATCAAGAGCAGGTTCTTCATGCAAGAACAAATGGAAAGCAGAAAAAAGATTCCAAGAAAGGATCTAAGACAAAGAAGAAGGGAGAGTCAGATGAGCAGAAGAATAAAGACCATAAACAAAATTCTGGAGAAGATAAAGAGAAGAAGTATGACAAGAAAAAAGTCAAGTATTATAACTGCCTAAAGTTCGGGCATTATGCACGAGACAGCTGGGATGGTGACGGAGCCAAGAACAGACCAAAGAAGAATGTGCGTGTTCATCTTGTAGAGGAAGAAAACTCTGATGAAGAGGTTGTCATGTTGATGGCTGAGACAGATGCAAAGCTCGACGGTGAAAATTTGTGGTACTTGGACTCTGGGTGCTCCACACACATGACCGGGAAGAAGGATTGGTTCGTGCAAATAAGGGATGTAAGTCAAGAAAAGATACGTTTTGCAGATAATAGTTCTCTCACAACAAAAGGAACTGGTAGAGTTGTGTTGCGAAACAGTGATGGCAAGGACGTGATAATTGAAAATGTTCTACATGTGCCCGGGTTGAAATCAAACCTTCTGAGCTTGGGCCAGTTGATGCAAAGAGGTTTCAAGATGACGCTTAAAGATAAATCCTTACGTGTCTTTGATCAAACTCAGAAGCTGGTTATACTTGTTGGTCTGTCCTCTAATCAGACCTTTCAGGTTAAGATGAATGCATTGAAGCACCAATGTTTTGCTGCTGTCAGTGACAAGTGCGAATAG
- the LOC114168623 gene encoding cytosolic sulfotransferase 15-like, with the protein MALASDKQANEEINELMLSLPKEMGLNAGPYLHLFQDFWCPSFYFQGVINFQKHFHAKDSDVFVASFPKSGTTWLKALTFLILNHQRFPSFENHPLLSSNPHELVSSLEFIFSHDLHDQILNLSNMSEPRLFSTHLPFSSLPKTMTESKCKIIYICRNPFDTFVSAWEFSTKIKSVFSPALTFEEAFEKYCNGIAGFGPWWSHMLGYWNESITKPDKVLFLKYEDLKEDAVFHVKRIVEFLDSPIAQEGESSAVIENIINLCRFEKMKDLEVNKSGYIHNIAEKNNFFRKGKIGDWKNYFSPSMVEKLSKIIEEKLSGSGLSFKVHS; encoded by the coding sequence ATGGCTTTGGCAAGTGACAAACAAGCAAATGAAGAGATTAATGAGCTAATGCTCTCCCTTCCCAAGGAGATGGGTTTGAATGCAGGTCCCTATCTCCATCTATTTCAAGATTTTTGGTGTccatcattttattttcaaggAGTGATCAACtttcaaaaacattttcatGCAAAAGACAGTGATGTTTTTGTTGCCAGCTTTCCAAAATCAGGTACCACCTGGTTGAAAGCCCTtacttttctcattttaaacCATCAACGTTTTCCTTCTTTTGAGAACCATCCATTACTTTCTTCCAATCCTCATGAACTTGTGTCTTCCCTTGAATTCATCTTCTCTCATGATTTGCATGACCAAATTCTTAACCTCTCCAACATGAGTGAGCCAAGACTTTTTTCTACTCACTTACCATTCTCTTCATTACCTAAAACAATGACAGAGTCCAAGTGCAAGATCATTTATATATGCAGAAATCCATTTGATACTTTTGTTTCAGCATGGGAATTTTCTACTAAAATAAAGTCAGTGTTTTCACCTGCATTAACATTTGAGGAAGCGTTTGAAAAGTATTGCAATGGGATAGCTGGGTTTGGTCCATGGTGGAGTCATATGTTAGGTTATTGGAATGAGAGCATAACTAAACCAGACAAGGTTTTGTTCTTAAAGTATGAAGATCTTAAAGAGGATGCAGTGTTTCATGTGAAAAGAATTGTAGAGTTTTTGGACTCTCCTATCGCTCAAGAAGGAGAGAGCAGCGCAGTGATTGAAAACATAATCAATCTATGCAGATTTGAGAAGATGAAGGATTTGGAAGTGAATAAATCAGGATATATACACAATATTGCAGAGAAGAACAACTTCTTTCGGAAGGGTAAAATAGGAGATTGGAAAAATTACTTTTCTCCTTCTATGGTAGAAAAGCTTTCCAAAATCATTGAAGAAAAGTTAAGTGGATCAGGTCTATCATTTAAAGTGCATTCCtag
- the LOC114169399 gene encoding cytosolic sulfotransferase 15-like: MALASDKQTNEANELMLSLPKEMGLNAGPYLHLFQDFWCPSFYFQGVINFQKHFHAKDSDVFLATFPKSGTTWLKALTFLIVNHQRFSSFENQPLLSSNPHELVSSPEFILSHDLHDQILSLSNMSEPRLFSTHLPFSALPKTMTESKCKIIYICRNPFDTFVSAWEFSTKIKSVSSSPAFTFEEAFEKYCNGITGFGPWWNHMLGYWNESITKPDKVLSLKYEELKEDTVFHVKRIVEFLDSPITQEGEGTTAIENIINLCRFEKMKDLGVNKSGYIHNIAEKKNFFRKGKIGDWKNYFSPSMIEKLSTIIEEKLSGSGLSFKVHS, from the coding sequence ATGGCTTTGGCAAGTGACAAACAAACAAATGAAGCGAATGAGCTAATGCTCTCCCTTCCCAAGGAGATGGGTTTGAATGCAGGTCCCTATCTCCATCTATTTCAAGATTTTTGGTGTccatcattttattttcaaggAGTGATCAACTTTCAAAAACACTTTCATGCAAAAGACAGTGATGTTTTTCTTGCCACCTTTCCAAAATCAGGTACTACCTGGTTGAAAGCCCTTACTTTTCTCATTGTAAACCATCAACGTTTTTCCTCTTTTGAGAACCAACCATTACTTTCTTCCAATCCTCATGAACTTGTGTCTTCCCCTGAATTCATCTTGTCTCATGATTTGCATGACCAAATTCTTTCCCTCTCCAACATGAGTGAGCCAAGACTTTTTTCTACTCACTTACCATTTTCTGCATTACCTAAAACAATGACAGAGTCCAAGTGCAAGATCATTTATATATGCAGAAATCCATTTGATACTTTCGTTTCAGCATGGGAATTTTCTACTAAAATAAAGTCAGTGTCTTCTTCACCTGCATTCACATTCGAGGAAGCATTTGAAAAGTATTGCAATGGCATAACAGGGTTTGGTCCATGGTGGAATCATATGTTAGGTTACTGGAATGAGAGCATAACTAAACCAGACAAAGTTTTGTCCTTAAAGTATGAAGAGCTTAAAGAGGATACAGTGTTTCATGTGAAAAGAATTGTAGAGTTTTTGGACTCTCCTATCACTCAAGAAGGAGAGGGCACCACAGCGATTGAAAACATAATCAATTTATGCAGATTTGAGAAGATGAAGGATTTGGGAGTGAATAAATCAGGATATATACACAATATTGCAGAGAAGAAAAATTTCTTTCGGAAGGGTAAAATAGGAGATTGGAAAAATTACTTTTCTCCTTCAATGATAGAAAAGTTGTCCACAATCATTGAAGAAAAGTTAAGTGGATCAGGTTTATCATTTAAAGTGCATTCCTAG
- the LOC114169401 gene encoding uncharacterized protein LOC114169401, with protein sequence MLNKALYGLKQAPRAWNHRINQFLEKIGFVRCVYEQGVYTKCWKDQDREEKIIVCLYVDDMLLTGSKPEAIAEFKSQMHSEFEMSDLGRLNYFLGIEFQFTKVGTIMHQMKYSRNLLNRFGMKDCNVAVTPTEMGLILERGTEEEDVDHTEFRRIIGSLRYLCNTRTDLSYGVGIVSRHMQSPKISHMNVVKRILRYMRGTCNLGIMFPCKKPGGEMKLVGFANADWCGDREDRKSTAGHIFYYGEGPLSWNSVKEPMVAFSSCEAEYITVAQAACQAAWLRMPLKELNAIDPTTNTVC encoded by the coding sequence ATGCTTAATAAGGCACTTTACGGTCTTAAACAAGCTCCTAGAGCTTGGAACCATCGGATTAATCAGTTCTTGGAGAAGATTGGTTTTGTGAGATGTGTTTATGAACAAGGGGTGTACACCAAGTGCTGGAAAGATCAAGacagagaagagaaaataataGTATGTCTTTATGTGGATGATATGTTGTTGACTGGGAGCAAGCCAGAAGCAATTGCAGAGTTTAAGTCTCAAATGCATAGTGAATTTGAGATGAGTGATTTGGGAAGACTCAACTACTTCCTAGGAATTGAGTTTCAGTTCACAAAAGTTGGAACTATTATGCATCAGATGAAGTACTCACGTAATCTTCTCAATAGGTTCGGGATGAAGGATTGCAATGTTGCAGTAACTCCAACTGAAATGGGTCTCATATTAGAAAGGGGCACTGAGGAGGAAGATGTTGATCACACAGAGTTTCGAAGAATCATTGGGAGTCTGAGATACTTATGTAACACCAGAACCGATTTGAGCTATGGTGTTGGCATTGTTAGCAGACATATGCAGAGCCCGAAAATTAGCCATATGAATGTTGTGAAACGAATCTTACGTTATATGCGTGGAACGTGTAACCTTGGTATAATGTTTCCATGCAAGAAGCCAGGGGGTGAGATGAAGTTGGTGGGATTTGCAAATGCAGATTGGTGTGGTGACAGGGAAGACAGGAAAAGTACTGCAGGTCACATTTTTTACTATGGCGAAGGACCACTATCCTGGAATTCAGTCAAGGAACCCATGGTGGCTTTCTCCTCATGTGAAGCAGAGTATATAACTGTTGCGCAGGCTGCGTGTCAAGCCGCATGGCTTAGGATGCCGTTGAAGGAGCTGAATGCAATTGATCCAACCACCAACACTGTTTGTTGA